Genomic segment of Candidatus Acidiferrales bacterium:
ATGTAGTAAGCTCACAAGTCATGGCTCATAGATCGTGACTTCGTATCTGTGAGCCATGAAGTTTTTCTAAATACTTGGGAAGATATCATTTGTGGACTTGCCATTCCTGCATTTCGGTTTGACAAGTTCTTCGCGCTGAAAGTTTTTCAGTTGGAATGAAATACGTTTTCCGATACATTAAGATGTGTGTCACGGGTTTGTATGCAGCATAACTTCATGAAATACTACCATGTGAAGCAGAGATTACGAATTCACGGTTGCGGACAGTCATGAAGAAATTCATTTCAACACTCTTGATCCTGGTGCTCGCGGCAGATCTTCTAAATGCGCAGGGATCAAAAGTCACCATAACCACTCACGACGGCGGTTGCCATACGTGGAGAATTCTTTTTGCCGACAGCAGTACACTTGTGGTCTGGAAAAGTGATTCGTCGTATGACGCTGACAAGATCAGTGAATATGCAGCGCGGCTGTACCCTTCTGAGATAAATCGCATTATTGTTCCGAGACATAGCTGTTTGTGGGCCGGGGCAGGCATAGGTCTTTTGACCGGCGCCGCGGTCGGAGCTTTTATAGGCTACTCTTCCGGCGACGATCCAGCCGATGAGTTTCTCAGCATGAATGCCAGCGAAAAGGCAGAACTAGCAGGAATCTTTCTCGGCCTCAGTGGAGCAATCTTCGGAGGAACTGTGGGTGCTGCGCACGGACTTGACGACGATGACTTCATCCTGAACGGACATCAGGAGAGATACATTGCAGTATTGCCGGAGTTGCAGGAAAACGCCTTGTTTCAATCTACACCCCCGCCTGAGCTGCGTGATTTCATTTCGCGAAGCGCAGAGCCCTCTGTTCAAAGTCGCAGATTGACTTCTAATGAAATGAATCGATTACCCGAGCCTCCGATCCCAAGGGTCCATCTTTCGGTGAGTGGAGCGGTATCTATAACAGGACCGGCGGGTGACAATCTCAATGCGGCATTTAATTCTTCCGGCTTCGGAGGAACGGTGAATGGCTGGCTTGGAACTGCATACTATCCAAGCAATTATGGGAATCCTTTTGCGTGGGATATTTCCAGCGACTATGATCTAGCCAGCAATATTCGGTTAGGATTGAGATACATTAGCGACATTGCAGAGCGGGATGTCGAGGGTCCGGATGAGGAAACCGAAGGCAGTCGCGGTATTTCTTACAGCTTGCTTTTAACATACGTAGCCTTACCTGTGGATAGTCTGCTTTCATCACGCTCCGAAGTTGCACTTGAGGCCGGTCCAAGTTTCAATTCGTTGTACGTCGGCGGGACGTTGTCTGCGGAGTATTTGTCCGCCGGATTCGTCTATACAGCAGTTCTGTTCCATGAGAGAAAGAACGTGTTGGGATATCAAGTTTGTGCCAGTTACGACTATTACTTTTCGCGCCACGTTTCGCTTCACTGTATGCTGAGTGGAAATTTCATCCCCTCGTCGGTTGATGTGCAGGAGGTACAATACACAAATCCTTCCAACGGTGAAACGAAAACGCTCAAGGCCCATTCCGTGAATTTTTCGGAGCTTTATATCTCCACCGGCATTCGATTCCATTTTTAATATGGCGATTCATCCTTATTGAAGATGGGTCAAGGAAATACCATATTCTTTTTTAAGGCTTCACATCGGCCGGCTGTAAGCTATCCCCTTCATTGAGTTGATTCTAAGAACTCAACTCATCAAATTCCAAAGATGGAGCCCGAGTACATTGCCGAGAAGTCTGTGTTCGTCGAAAAAGTTCATGTAGGAAGGCCGCTTCTTTACTCAATACTTCTAAACGGGTTGATTACAGTGGTGGAGCTGATCGGCGGCATTCTGTCCGGAAGCCTGGCACTCATCTCTGACGCGATGCACAACTTCAGCGACTTCATCGCGCTGATAATCAGTCTGATCGCCAGCCGGATGATGGACTGGGCAGGCAACACCAAGAAATCCTACGGCTACTTCCGTTTCGAAATCCTTGCGGCATTCATAAACTCCGTTCTCCTCGTTCTCATCGGCATTTATATAATTTATGAGGCGCTTGCTCGCTTTCGACATCCGGTGCACATCGATTCGGTAATGATGCTGATAGTAGCAATTGTCGGGTTAGCGGCAAATCTGTCGTCGGTTTTGCTGCTTCGCAAGCATAGAAGAGAAAATCTCAACATCAAGAGTGCCTTTCTCCATTTGATAACGGATACTCTGGAGTCCGGAGCTGTGATCGTCACCGCTGCAATTATCACCTTCATAAAATTTTCCTCGCTTGATTTGATCATGTCCGTCGTCATCGGCGTCTTCATCATAAAGAGTTCGTGGGACTTGCTGCTCGAATCGACCAACATCCTTACCGAAGGCTCCCCAAGAGGAATCGATCTCAACGAAGTGGGAAGCTTCATAAAGGATTTTCCGGGAGTCAAAGGGGTACACCATCTTCACATCTGGAGTTTGTCGTCCAATTTCCGCGCTTTGTCGGCGCATATCGTGGTCGATGACATGCAGCTCAGCCGCACTATTGAAATAACCTGGGAGCTAGAGCAGCAGCTTGCAGCGAGATTCAGCATCGACCATCCGACGTTCCAGCTGGAGACCCGGCTGAACCAAGATTGCGGCGAAGAATTGATTCCGCAGTATAAAGACGGAAACCGCAGATCAAAGACCTCTTGATGAGTTCCAATCCACAAAACATTGAAAGCGACCTGAGAAAAAAGATCTCGGGTGAAGTACTCTTCGACGAGATTTCCCGAACGCTCTTCAGCACGGATGCCTGCATGTACCAGATCAAGCCGCTCGGCGTCGTGGTGCCAAGGAATATCGAAGATGTCATCGAGACAGTCCGATATTGCTCCGAGCGGCAAATTCCGATTACGAGCCGGGGAGCCGGCACAAGTCTGGCCGGGCAATCGATCGGGAGCGGGATTATCCTTGTCTTCAATAAATATTTCCGGGAGATACTCGGCATCGATGAGGCAAAACAATCTGCAAGTGTACAGCCCGGAGTAGTTTTGGACAAGCTCGACAGATACCTCTTGCCGCATGGGGTTATGTTCGGTCCCGATCCATCCACAGGTAAGCAATGCGTCATCGGCGGAATGATCGGAACGAACGCGGCGGGTCCGCACACGGTTAAGTACGGTGCCACGAAGGACAACGTGCTCGAGTTGAAGGTCGTTACGTCCGGGGGAGAACTTCGGACTTTTTCGGCAGAAGCGTCTGAAAACGAATTCATCAGGAAAGTGGGGGACATCCTTCTCCCCCATAAGAACTTGATTGACAAAAGATTTCCGAAGACCTCGAAAAATTCTTCAGGCTACAACCTGAAGGACACGGTCAAAGACGGCGCGATAGACCTGACAAAACTGCTCTGCGGAAGCGAAGGGACACTCGGGATAGTCGTCGAAGCAAGATTAAAACTGGTCCGTCTTCCAAAAGAGAGAAGGAACCTGATCGCATATTTTTCATCCTACGAATCGTGCGCCGCCGCCGCAAAAGATTCCTTGCAATTCGGTCCGTCGGCAGTGGAGATGCTGGACAAAACCTTCTCGAACACGGCGCTCGGCATCGATCCGGTATTGGACGAGATACTTAAACAGAATTTCGTCTCGATAGTTATTTTTGAGTTTGAGGAAACAGAACCAGGTCTTGCAGAAGGGAAGATTTCCAGGCTATCCGAGCATCTCAAAATCCTGGGGTTAAGTCAAAGGCAGATCATGCCGCGCGACCAAAATGAGGCATCCAAACTCTGGCGAGTTCGCAAGGAAGCGTCCGCAATCTTTTACAAAATAGAAAAGCCCGGAAAGAAGACTTCGTTTGTGGAGGACGTTGCCGTCCCGATTGAAAGACTTCCGGTTTACCTGGTTGGTGTGCAGAGAATTCTCAAAAGATACGACCTGCAATGTGCTCTTTATGGCCACGCTGGCGACGGAAACACTCACACCATTCTCCTCCTCGATCAGAAGAACAGGGAGCATCTGGCGAAAATCGATCCGATCGCAAATGAAATTTATGATCTTGCAATATCCCTTGGCGGAACTCTGAGCGGCGAGCATGGCGACGGACTCTTGCGAACTCCTTTCCTGTCCAAACTCTATGGCGAAGAGATTTATTCGCTTTTCAAAGGAGTGAAGGAAATTTTTGATCCGGACGGAATAATGAATCCGGGGAAAATCATCGGAAGCCAAAACGAGTCCGTCGTCCACGACCTACGTTATGGTGAAAATTACAGAAGAGTCGGAACGGCGACATCTCTCGACGAGGCTGACATGGCAAACGAGATAGAGAAATGCCATGGCTGCGGATTGTGCCTGAGTTACTGTCCGACAGCTCTCGCAACATTTGACGAGAGGGCGACCCCGCGCGCAAAAGGAAATGTACTTCGTGGAATTATAAGCGGGGGTTTGGACTCGGACATTTTGGGGAAACAGGATTTCAAGGATGTTCTCGACTACTGCTTCAACTGCAAGCTTTGTCTTACAGAATGTCCAACGCAGATCGACATTCCCGGAATGGTGATCGAGGCGAAGACGATCTTTTTTGAAAAGACAGAAAAATCCCGACAAGATAAATTTATCAATCGACTCCCGATTTTTTCGGCCGCCGCTTCGGTTAGCCCGACGATCGCGAACCTGGCATCGGGTCTGAAGATTTTTCGCAAGCTTACAGAAAAGTTATTCGGCATCGACTATCGAAGACAGCTCCCCCTTTTCCACAAACCGCTTTTTAAACGAATTGGATTAAATAGAAAGACGGAGACCCCCCAAGGCAGAGTCATTTACTTTTCCGGCTGCTTTGCAAACTACAATGACGTTACAGGCGAAGGACTTGCCGCAGTAGAAGTACTCAGGCGAAACCGGATTGATGTTCGAGTGCTCGACAGCCTTCGTTGCTGCGGGATTGCACGTATAACTACAGGGAGCAAAAGTGAGGTGATCCCCGATGCCGCGTGGAACACAGCTCAGCTTGAAACTTACATAGATCAAGGCTTCGACATAGTTTTCTCCGCCCCAAGCTGCGCGCTGGCGGTAAAAGAAGATTATCCAATTTTGCTCGCTACCTCTTCTGCGGAAAAAGTCGCCGCACATTCATTCGAGCTCTCAGATTATCTTTCAGTACTCCATAAGGAAGGTAAACTTAACACGGACTTTGGCCCGATTGAAAAATCTGTTACATATCATAATCCGTGTCATTCGATTCCTCTCGGCGTAAGAAAGCAGCCGATCGATCTGATGCGACTCATCCCTGATCTAGAAATCTTAGAACTGGACGAGGATACCTGCTGCGGAATGGCGGGAACTTTCGGTTTGAAAAAACAATTCTATGATCTTTCAATGGAAGCGGGGGCAAATTTATTCGACCAGATAAAGGACAGGAAGGTCGATTCCGTAATTACGACCTGCGGAACATGCAACATCCAGATTTCGCAAGGCGCAAACGTGAAAGTTGAGCATCTCGCAAAGATCTTACTGGAAAGCTATAGGATGTACGACGGGACAGCAGGTCAGCACAAGAACGCGCAAAAAGGATTTTCAGATGAAGAAACCGTGTCAAAAATTTTGCAAACGGATTCCTTCGGGAAAAGCCTTATAGAATAAGCATGAACAGTTCCGCTATGCAGGTGAATTAGTTTTCTCCCTACTTTCGCATTTTTCTATCTCCCACTACGTAAAGCGGTCGACTAACATCTCCCGCTAAAAACCAACAGGGCTGCCCTCTTAACAATTTCTTCCTGAAAAGGCATTGTCCCCTTAACCATCGCTTAATACCACTTCGGTATTTTGATCCGAGATTCGTCTGACGAATGGGTTCAGAGGGATAGACGTCTCACAGTCAAAGCGATTTCAAAAACTTGTTTCATTTTCATGGAAGAAGGGTTCATGTTGAGAGTTAGTTGCGCGCTGCTTTTCTTAGTTTTGGCTGCATCGGAACAAATCGCAATCGGCGGAACGATCAAGGGACATGTCAAAGAAACGAAGAGCAAATCTGGAATAGTCGGTGCCGCTGTGTTTCTTGACGGAACGAGCTTCGGTACGATGACAGATACCAGCGGTGCCTACGAAATTAGCGACGTGCCTGCAGGGAGCTATAAAATCTCGGCTTATGGAATTGGCTACACAAACGCCGGCGGGGACATAGATATTCCGAGTGACACGAGCGTGCTTGTCAGAGATTTCACGCTAAAAGAAAACGCGATAACGCTTCGCGAGACCATAATCGAAGCAAGAGCAAACAACACGCTTGAAACAGCAGCAAGGGCCACGGAAAAAAACTCTGAAAACATCGTGAATGTGATCTCCGCGCAGGCAATCGAACAATCTACCGACCTCTCGGCGGCGGACGTCATGCAGAGAGTCTCCGGCATGTCGCTGATCCGCCAGCAGGGTGAAGCCCGCTATGTCGTGATGCGCGGACTCGAGCAGCAATACAACAATACTCTGGTCGATGGAATAAAAATACCGAGCCCCGAAGCCAAGGACCGCTTTGTACCTCTGGACATTTTCCCGTCATCGCTTTTTGAAAGGATAGAAGTTGAAAAATCATTAACGCCCGACTTAGCAGGTGACGCAATAGGCGGATCAACCGACCTCATCCTAAGAAAAGCTCCACAGGACTTCACATTTTCGCTGAGTGCTGCAAGCGGATCAAGCTCCGGCGTCGTGGGGAGCGCTTTCAGCACCTTCGACAGAAGCACAGTAAATGATCTTGATCCTGAGCGACTGCACGGGACAGTGGACGATGAAAACCCCACCACACAAATCAAACCACGTTACAATCCGACGCCCTCCGACTTTACGACCGCAAACTTGATATTCACAAACAAAGCTGCCCTCCCCGATGGCCTGCTTAATGGCCTTGTCGGCGATCGATTCCTCGACAACAGGTTCGGCATCATGGCCGCCGGTGCCTTTCAAAACACTTATGTCTATGTCCCCGTTCAATTTTATTCCGTCTCCTCAGACATCAACACGTTCGATCAATCCGGCCACCTAATCCCGTATCGTGCTGATTCAACAGATCAAAACTACTACACAAACAGGATGAGGGGCGGCGCAGTACTAAACGCAGACTTCATCGCGAGCGAGGGTCACGAGTTATCCGCGACTTACATGTATGTCGTTCAACAGGAAGCCCAGACACGCCATGAGACTCAAGTGACAATCGATGGTGAACGAGGAGCTGCCGATTTTACTTACTCACACCGCTCGGCACTGCGAACGCAGGATATCTCCAGCATTTCTCTTGGAGGCAGGCATTTCACAGATTCGCCCATATCGATAACATGGACACTTAATTACACGGATGCTTTGCAGGATCGACCGGATGAAGCTGAATATTCTGTCTATCAAAACTACAATGCTCAGCATGTTTTGTCAGGCACGTTGGGATTAGCGGACATAACTCACGACTGGAGAAGGAATGACGATCGTCAGTATCTCGGGAAACTAGATGGAACATACCATTTGACGTCGGATGGTACGCAGACTTTCCAGGTCGGCATGGAGGCTCAGGGACTCCGGCGCGCAAATTATGAGGACGATTACAAACTAAATCCGTATGTTTTCACCAGCGGTCCTTACGCTGGACACACAGAACCCTTTACAACAATCGATAGTGCTGTTGTGACCGTGTTTGGATACGGAACAACTTCAGGGACCTCCGTGTATGGATACCAGAACTATAAAGCAAGCGAAGTCCTTCTCGCATCATATTTTGAATACAAAGCAATCCTCGGCCAATTGCAGATTCTCGGTGGAATGAGATGGGAACAGGCTCATGACATATATAACACAATGGCGAATCCTGTAGATAGTCTCCGACAGGCAAATATTTTTATGGTCAACATCCTTCCCGGTATCCACTTCAGATATGAACTTACCCCGGAGCAACTTCTTCACTTTTCAGTGACTCAGAGCATGAGCCGCCCAAGTTATTTCGACTTGGTCCCTGCCGTTGATCGCTCGGACGAAAGCTCTTCGACCGGAAATCCGGGACTTCGTCCCGCTGTATCAACGAACGTAGATCTGCGATATGAATATTATCCAAACTCTACTGACGTTTTTTCGGCAGGGGTTTACTACAAAAGAATAAAAGATCCTATCGAGGACGAATTCAACTCCATTGGAGTGGTGCTCAACACCACAAAGATTAACGGCGATCCTGCCACCGTATATGGCTTTGAAGGCGTGATTTCAAAACACATAGGTAATTTCGGTGCAACAGTCAATTACGCTTATGTCATTTCAAAAATTTCAAGCATAAAGCAAGTCACCGTAGAAGACATAAATAGCGGTGACCTTACGCAATTGTATTACAAAGAAACGACGCCGCTTCCATCCCAGTCACCTCAAGTTGTTAACGTCATACTCTCATACGATAACCCAAATTGGGGAACAAAGTTAGAGCTCGCCTATAATTACACGGGAAAACGACTCCGTGCCGTTGCCCAGTTGGACGGTTACGACACATACGAAGAAGGAGTCGGACAGCTCGATTTTTCCGGCGAACAAACACTGTTGTTCAACCTGAAGTTAAATCTAAAACTAACCAACCTTACAAATGCCCAGGATATCACCGAAATAGAAACCGGAGAGTATCTCAAGCATGTACCGATAGTTGTCGAACGCGACCTAAACAAGATGGGGGGATCGGTTGGAATCAGCTATGATTTTTAGTTTCACTGGAATGAATAGTAAAATCAACAATCACAATCAAAGGAGAAACAATGTCAAAACTTTTAGTAATTGCTCTGCTCCCTTTTTTTGCAGCAGGAGCAGCATTCTCACAAGCGACACTACCAGATACGTTGGCGGGTTATGTGAAGGGAAAAACTGCACCCAACCATACATATGTTGTAAACGACAGCCTGTATGTTAACGTGGGTGACACCCTCACAATCAGCCCCGGCGACACGCTCCTAATGAAGAACAATCCTTCGACGGGCGCTGCATGTTGGATAGATGTCCTCGGAACCTTCATCTGTGAGGGAACATCGACAAACCGCATTGTGATCACGACTGCCTTTGTGGATTCTGCAAAACATCCTGGAATGTGGGGAGGCATCATTGGAGATTCTTGCAAATACATCAGCGTCAGGTTTGCAATCATTACCTGGGCGGGAGGCAATGACGCGTCGGGTCACGCTTATCGCACATTCGACATTTCTTCCGATGCCGCGAATACCACGAACACCGTCTTCACGGATAATGTGGTCGTGGGCACTGTTGATGACTGTATCGGTCTCCACGGGGGGAATGCAAGTGTTCTTCGCAACACCTTGAAATGGGTTGGTGCACCAGACGGCGATAACATCAACGTAAAGTCCGGTACGATCGGCGAAATTGCCTACAATGTCATCTGGGGAGCGGGCGGAAATGGAATCAAGATCAATGCTTCCACGACAGTCGCTCGCATAACCAATGTATGCATTCATAACAATACAATCGCTGCCGGGGGATGGCGCCGAATCGACGAACTCGGATACGGCATCCTCGTAGATGCAAGCGCGCGCGCTCAGATTTACAACAACATAATTGGTGATATGTACGGCGGACTTGAGATTACAACAATAGCTGACACCTTGAGGACCGTCCATGATAACAACCTGTTCTTCTACTCAGTCGACAGTTTGAGCGGGACAGCACGCTACTATCCTTCCGACGGAGTCGGTAGACCTGCACCGGACGATATCTTTGATGTGAAAGCCAGTAACCTCTTTGTAAGTTACCAGCCATTTTTCACAAACGACTGGAATACCCTTGATGGGTCAAATAATTACCACTTGCTTGGTTCATCTCCTGCTATAGGACACGGATTTACTCCGCCAGCTCCTACTTCCTCGAATCACTGGTGGAACCCATACTTCGTAAATGGTACGGATACATTGACATTGCCGGGTGATGCAAACATCGGAGCGTATGGCCTGCTTACGGCCATCGAAAATCAAAACTCCAACGTCCCATCGAGCTTTATACTAGATCAGAATTATCCGAATCCTTTCAACCCTTCGACACAGATCAGTTACAGCATTCCCAGGAACGTCTATGTTTCGTTGAAGGTCTATAACGTCCTCGGTCAAGAAGTCAGCACGCTTTTTGCCGGCGAGCAGACCGTGGGCCAGCATTCGGCTACATTCGATGGCAGCAATTTCGCGAGCGGTGTTTACTTTTATCGTTTGGAAGCCGGTGCTAATTCTATCACAAAGAAAATGATATTGGTTAAGTGACAATCGCTACCCACAGAAAATGTTAATTAATTTCTCGATGCAATTCTCAAAAAATTGCATCGAGATTTTTTTGATCATCAAGGAGATTTCATGAAACACAGGCTGTTTGCAACTCTAATGTTTGTTCTCATAACTGTCCGCTTCGGTTTTGCTCAACAACAAATCAACTCATCCGCTCGATTTCTCATTATCGGCGACTGGGGTGGATTTGCGTCAGAAAACCAAAAAGCGGTCGCGGCGGCCATGGGAAGAGATGCCGAGAAAAATCAGGATCAATTCGTCGTCACTGTCGGAGACAACTACCATGGAAAAGGAATCTCAAGCGCCACTGACTCACGCTGGAAGACGGAGTATGAAGACATCTATTCCCATGCGTCCTTGCAAATACCATGGTATCCAACTCTCGGAAACCACGATTACGAAGGAAGTCCGCAGGCCGAACTTGATTATTCCAATTACTCAAAACGCTGGGATTTCCATTCGCGATACTATGCACAGGAAGAGAATATTGACGACTCGACGAAAATACTTATCGTCCATCTTGACACTCCACCTTTCGTGACGGAATATCAGCAGCGCGATGAGCAATACCATGTCAAAGAGCAGGATCCGGCCAAACAGGTCCGCTGGCTCGACTCACTCTTGTCAGCATCTAATGATCGGTGGGTGATTGTCGTCGGCCACCACCCGATTTACTCGGCAGCACCGACACACGGAGACACTCCGGAATTAATCTACGACGTACTTCCCGTCCTTGAACGCCACCATATCCCGGTCTATATTTGCGGCCACGATCACGTGATGCAACATCTTTGCGACAATGGAATCGACTTCTTCGTCTGCGGCGGCGGAGCAGAACATAGAGACGTCAACAAACGTCCGGATGTCGTATACGGCAAGGGTTCTCTCGGTTTTCTCTCAGTTACTGCGTACCGCGATTCGCTCAACTTCAGGATGATTGATGAAAATAGCGCAATTCTACACGAAGTGACAATAACAAAGTAGCAACGATACATGTAATCAAATTTCATAAGACTTGACAGGACCATCATGAGATGCAAATTCAACCTTAGACTTTTACTCCTCTTTCTCGTTCTTGCACTGTTTCAAACCGAGCTTTTTGCTCAACACAAAATAAAGATCGCTCTCTGGGGCGATTCGAGAGAAAACGCCGAGAACGCTTGCTCTGATATTGCACATATACTTCTATACAAGATCACCGATTGGGATTTCCAGGTTCACTGCGGAGATTTCACACATGATGGCACAGATGCGTCGTGGCAGAGAACTCTTCATTATCCCGGAGTCGACAGCATTTTCGTCAAGGGGAAATTTTTCATGTGCACGAGCAACCATGAATTCAAAAGCAAAGACGGAGAAAAGAATTTTGACAAATACACCGCCGGGATATTGCCGACAAATTCAGCCAATGGATCGACACATTTTTATTCCTATCATGTTTCAAATGTCGATGTGATTTTCTGTGACGGGTATGCAACCCCAAAAGATGTGATGCAGCACTGGCTCGACAGCCTCCTTGCCACAATTCCGAGCACCGACTGGATAATCGGCGTCTGGCACAATCCGACTTACGGCGATTTATCGTACAAAGAGAGCTATGCCGACATTTGTATGCCGTGGGTCGAGAGTCTTTATAAACACGGCTGCAAGTTTATTTTCAACGGGCACGCGCATATTTATCTCAGGACGAAGCCTCTGCGTCCCGATGGAACGGTTGACGAGAAGGATGGGATCGTGCACGTCATCAACGGCACAGGCGGCGCGAGTTTCAAGGATCCAACACCCGAAAGCGATAAGACAGCATTCACTCCTTCGGGAAAATCGTTCCCATGCATAACTTTCATCACCTTCAACGGCAACAAGGCCGATCTCGAAACTGTCGACGCGCGACCAGGACATAACCTCCAGGTGATTGATAGTTACAAGTCAGAAAAATAACCACGTACATCAGAGTTAGATTTAGCAATAGCATCAACGCGATCTCTCCTTCCAAGGCAAGTAAAGTGCAACGGTCAAAACAATTAGGGTGACGAGATCCGTCAAGAAGGTTGCGTACTTAAATCTCATTCCTTTTCCGGCTTCTGAAACTGCTGAATATTCATGATGGCTATGTCGATCAAAATTCCTATTTATGGAGTTTTGACGCATTGAAAGCGCGTTTGTCACACGCATTTCCCTATCCATCGAAACATGTTCGCTCTTCATGCCATGGTCTGATCATATGGCGCCTATTTTTCCGGATGTCCTTTCCAGAAGCCGTTGTTCATCTTTTGTCGTTCCACTGAAACCTTCTTTGGAGTATCTCGTACCTATCATTGTGTCACACCGCGGTATGCTGGAACAATGATAAACCCGCTATTTCGGCGCAAAGGGAATGTTTAATGATCGAAGCTTCCCTTTCATTTTGCAGGAACGTAAAATTTCAATTGAGGGAGACATGAAAAATTTTATTTTCGTTATTTTTTCTTTCGTGCTCACGGCGCAATTGTCAGCGCAGGAACAAACGCTCATCGATCAGCCAATTCAAAGCGGCGGCTACGGCGGGCCTGTTGTCAGATTTTCGGAGTTCAATAACAAGTTCGCTGTACTCGTCGGAGGTTACGGCGGCTGGCTGATAAATCATTCGTTTCTTCTCGGTGGAGGAGGTTACGGCCTTGTGAACAACATTATCGCCTCGCCTGCTGCACAATTGTACTACGGTGCAACGAGCGATCTCAGGACCCAGTTCGGATACGGTGGATTATTCTTGGAATACACAGGCGATCCGAACGCGCTCATCCACTACTCCGTCTCGACTCTCATCGGTGGCGGCAGTGTGAATTATGGATACTGGAACAGCTTCAGTCAGTCTTACTATGATGCCCTTTCACGGACGTCGACGGTCTTTGTGTTTGAGCCGGGCGTAGGCGCGGAGCTCAACATCACAAGATTTTTCAGGTTGAATTCAGGAGTCAGTTACAGGTTGGTGAGAGGGAGCGACCTGCCGGGAATAACGGATTCGGATATGTCTAACTTCTCAGCCTTTCTCACATTCAAGTTCGGAGCGTTTTGATCCGAAATAACTAGGAGAAGATTAGAGACTTCTTTTCTTTTCCTACTTCTCCCTATCCCCCGCCCTCGCGGGGGAATTTTATTTGGAGGATATCACATGATGCTGACGGGATCCGAGACATAAGCTGGAAATAGATGAATAGCGGATGGTACGAAGCGAACAACATTAACGCAGAACTTTCACTCGTCTTAACCGTGGCGCTGCACTACCCGCAGTTCTCACCAATCTTCTTCGAAGTAACCGCTATCCACCTTTTCGATTATCTTCCACACATAATTCCTCAAAAATCTAATTTGTTCTTACCTGGTA
This window contains:
- a CDS encoding cation diffusion facilitator family transporter, with amino-acid sequence MEPEYIAEKSVFVEKVHVGRPLLYSILLNGLITVVELIGGILSGSLALISDAMHNFSDFIALIISLIASRMMDWAGNTKKSYGYFRFEILAAFINSVLLVLIGIYIIYEALARFRHPVHIDSVMMLIVAIVGLAANLSSVLLLRKHRRENLNIKSAFLHLITDTLESGAVIVTAAIITFIKFSSLDLIMSVVIGVFIIKSSWDLLLESTNILTEGSPRGIDLNEVGSFIKDFPGVKGVHHLHIWSLSSNFRALSAHIVVDDMQLSRTIEITWELEQQLAARFSIDHPTFQLETRLNQDCGEELIPQYKDGNRRSKTS
- a CDS encoding anaerobic glycerol-3-phosphate dehydrogenase subunit C, which encodes MSSNPQNIESDLRKKISGEVLFDEISRTLFSTDACMYQIKPLGVVVPRNIEDVIETVRYCSERQIPITSRGAGTSLAGQSIGSGIILVFNKYFREILGIDEAKQSASVQPGVVLDKLDRYLLPHGVMFGPDPSTGKQCVIGGMIGTNAAGPHTVKYGATKDNVLELKVVTSGGELRTFSAEASENEFIRKVGDILLPHKNLIDKRFPKTSKNSSGYNLKDTVKDGAIDLTKLLCGSEGTLGIVVEARLKLVRLPKERRNLIAYFSSYESCAAAAKDSLQFGPSAVEMLDKTFSNTALGIDPVLDEILKQNFVSIVIFEFEETEPGLAEGKISRLSEHLKILGLSQRQIMPRDQNEASKLWRVRKEASAIFYKIEKPGKKTSFVEDVAVPIERLPVYLVGVQRILKRYDLQCALYGHAGDGNTHTILLLDQKNREHLAKIDPIANEIYDLAISLGGTLSGEHGDGLLRTPFLSKLYGEEIYSLFKGVKEIFDPDGIMNPGKIIGSQNESVVHDLRYGENYRRVGTATSLDEADMANEIEKCHGCGLCLSYCPTALATFDERATPRAKGNVLRGIISGGLDSDILGKQDFKDVLDYCFNCKLCLTECPTQIDIPGMVIEAKTIFFEKTEKSRQDKFINRLPIFSAAASVSPTIANLASGLKIFRKLTEKLFGIDYRRQLPLFHKPLFKRIGLNRKTETPQGRVIYFSGCFANYNDVTGEGLAAVEVLRRNRIDVRVLDSLRCCGIARITTGSKSEVIPDAAWNTAQLETYIDQGFDIVFSAPSCALAVKEDYPILLATSSAEKVAAHSFELSDYLSVLHKEGKLNTDFGPIEKSVTYHNPCHSIPLGVRKQPIDLMRLIPDLEILELDEDTCCGMAGTFGLKKQFYDLSMEAGANLFDQIKDRKVDSVITTCGTCNIQISQGANVKVEHLAKILLESYRMYDGTAGQHKNAQKGFSDEETVSKILQTDSFGKSLIE
- a CDS encoding TonB-dependent receptor, whose protein sequence is MEEGFMLRVSCALLFLVLAASEQIAIGGTIKGHVKETKSKSGIVGAAVFLDGTSFGTMTDTSGAYEISDVPAGSYKISAYGIGYTNAGGDIDIPSDTSVLVRDFTLKENAITLRETIIEARANNTLETAARATEKNSENIVNVISAQAIEQSTDLSAADVMQRVSGMSLIRQQGEARYVVMRGLEQQYNNTLVDGIKIPSPEAKDRFVPLDIFPSSLFERIEVEKSLTPDLAGDAIGGSTDLILRKAPQDFTFSLSAASGSSSGVVGSAFSTFDRSTVNDLDPERLHGTVDDENPTTQIKPRYNPTPSDFTTANLIFTNKAALPDGLLNGLVGDRFLDNRFGIMAAGAFQNTYVYVPVQFYSVSSDINTFDQSGHLIPYRADSTDQNYYTNRMRGGAVLNADFIASEGHELSATYMYVVQQEAQTRHETQVTIDGERGAADFTYSHRSALRTQDISSISLGGRHFTDSPISITWTLNYTDALQDRPDEAEYSVYQNYNAQHVLSGTLGLADITHDWRRNDDRQYLGKLDGTYHLTSDGTQTFQVGMEAQGLRRANYEDDYKLNPYVFTSGPYAGHTEPFTTIDSAVVTVFGYGTTSGTSVYGYQNYKASEVLLASYFEYKAILGQLQILGGMRWEQAHDIYNTMANPVDSLRQANIFMVNILPGIHFRYELTPEQLLHFSVTQSMSRPSYFDLVPAVDRSDESSSTGNPGLRPAVSTNVDLRYEYYPNSTDVFSAGVYYKRIKDPIEDEFNSIGVVLNTTKINGDPATVYGFEGVISKHIGNFGATVNYAYVISKISSIKQVTVEDINSGDLTQLYYKETTPLPSQSPQVVNVILSYDNPNWGTKLELAYNYTGKRLRAVAQLDGYDTYEEGVGQLDFSGEQTLLFNLKLNLKLTNLTNAQDITEIETGEYLKHVPIVVERDLNKMGGSVGISYDF